From a region of the Qipengyuania spongiae genome:
- the atpA gene encoding F0F1 ATP synthase subunit alpha produces MDIRAAEISKVIKDQIANFGTEAEVSEVGTVLSVGDGIARIHGLDKVQAGEMIEFANGVQGMALNLEADNVGAVIFGSDNDIKEGDTVKRTETIVDVPVGKALLGRVVDALGNPIDGKGPIETTERRLVEQKAPGIIPRESVSEPVQSGLKAIDALVPVGRGQRELIIGDRQTGKSAVAIDTFINQRENNQGSDEGKKLYCIYVAVGQKRSTVAQIVKSLEENDAMEYTIVVAATASEPAPLQYLAPYTGAAMGEFFRDNGMHAVIVYDDLSKQAVAYRQMSLLLRRPPGREAYPGDVFYLHSRLLERAAKMNKSEGGGSLTALPIIETQAGDVSAYIPTNVISITDGQIFLETDLFNAGIRPAINVGLSVSRVGGAAQTKAMKKVSGSMKLDLAQYREMAAFAQFGSDLDAATQKLLNRGARLTELLKQKQFSPMPFEEQTVSIFAGTNGYLDSIPTNRVTEYESAMLSHMRSEHGALLEEIRTTGKFEDDVKNKVVAALDTFTKQFA; encoded by the coding sequence ATGGATATCCGCGCCGCAGAAATCTCCAAGGTCATCAAGGACCAGATCGCCAATTTCGGCACCGAAGCCGAAGTCAGCGAAGTCGGCACCGTGCTCTCGGTGGGTGACGGCATCGCCCGTATCCACGGCCTCGACAAGGTCCAGGCCGGCGAGATGATCGAATTCGCCAACGGCGTGCAGGGCATGGCCCTGAACCTGGAAGCCGACAATGTCGGCGCGGTGATCTTCGGGTCGGACAACGACATCAAGGAAGGCGACACCGTCAAGCGCACCGAGACCATCGTCGACGTGCCGGTGGGCAAGGCGCTGCTCGGCCGCGTGGTCGACGCGCTCGGCAATCCGATCGACGGCAAGGGCCCGATTGAGACGACCGAACGCCGCCTCGTCGAACAGAAAGCGCCGGGCATCATTCCGCGCGAATCCGTTTCGGAGCCGGTGCAGTCGGGCCTCAAGGCAATCGACGCGCTCGTTCCCGTCGGTCGCGGCCAGCGCGAACTGATCATCGGCGACCGCCAGACCGGCAAGTCGGCCGTCGCGATCGACACCTTCATCAACCAGCGCGAGAACAACCAGGGCAGCGACGAGGGCAAGAAGCTCTACTGCATCTATGTCGCCGTCGGCCAGAAGCGCTCGACCGTGGCGCAGATCGTCAAGAGCCTCGAGGAAAACGACGCGATGGAATACACCATCGTCGTCGCCGCGACTGCTTCGGAGCCCGCTCCGCTCCAGTATCTCGCGCCTTACACCGGCGCCGCGATGGGCGAGTTCTTCCGCGACAACGGCATGCATGCCGTGATCGTCTATGACGACCTCTCCAAGCAGGCCGTCGCCTATCGCCAGATGTCGCTGCTGCTGCGCCGCCCGCCGGGCCGCGAAGCCTATCCGGGCGACGTTTTCTATCTCCACAGCCGCCTGCTCGAGCGTGCGGCGAAGATGAACAAGTCGGAAGGCGGCGGCTCGCTGACCGCGCTGCCGATCATCGAGACGCAGGCGGGCGACGTGTCGGCCTATATCCCGACCAACGTGATCTCGATCACCGACGGCCAGATCTTCCTCGAGACCGATCTGTTCAATGCGGGCATCCGCCCGGCGATCAATGTCGGCCTGTCGGTCAGCCGCGTCGGCGGTGCCGCGCAGACCAAGGCGATGAAGAAGGTCTCGGGCTCGATGAAGCTCGACCTTGCCCAGTACCGCGAGATGGCCGCCTTCGCCCAGTTCGGCTCGGACCTCGACGCCGCGACGCAGAAGCTGCTCAATCGCGGCGCGCGCCTGACCGAGTTGCTGAAGCAGAAGCAGTTCTCGCCGATGCCGTTCGAGGAGCAGACCGTGTCGATCTTCGCCGGCACCAACGGCTATCTCGACAGCATCCCGACGAACCGGGTGACCGAGTACGAGAGCGCCATGCTGAGCCATATGCGCTCCGAACACGGCGCGCTGCTGGAAGAGATCCGCACGACCGGCAAGTTCGAGGACGACGTCAAGAACAAGGTCGTCGCAGCGCTCGACACGTTCACCAAGCAGTTCGCCTGA
- a CDS encoding PAS domain-containing protein encodes MRSSDQAHRAFDERSEGSDPFEGATGLLFEQAMAQTRMAVCLTDPNHPDDPIIFCNKAFQKLTGYDSSEIVGRNCRFLQGPDTDQKQVTKIREAIREESVAVVELLNYRKDGSSFWNTLHLGPIYDESGNLKYFFGSQWDVTDIHQSRAEERHAKAMAREVSHRLKNVFAVIGGIVNITGRSMDARDVARKINERVQALGRSYEPTLDDAALGTIHVGQAIRSVLSPYDPEGDRFVFTGNGVRTEPNAISAIGLTLHELATNATKYGALSNKEGTVEVSWKHAKDRLGRNSLEIDWKESGGPRIEAAPVSDSGGTGFDIAETLLSHAHGVLERHWEEDGLRAQLVLPIANR; translated from the coding sequence TTGCGCTCTTCTGATCAGGCTCACCGTGCGTTCGACGAGCGCAGCGAAGGCTCCGATCCGTTCGAGGGCGCGACGGGCCTGTTGTTCGAACAGGCCATGGCGCAAACCCGAATGGCGGTCTGCCTTACCGATCCGAACCATCCCGACGATCCGATCATCTTTTGCAACAAGGCGTTCCAGAAGCTCACCGGCTATGACAGTTCGGAGATCGTCGGGCGCAATTGCCGTTTTCTCCAGGGGCCCGACACCGATCAAAAGCAGGTCACGAAAATTCGCGAGGCGATCCGGGAGGAAAGCGTCGCTGTCGTCGAACTGCTGAATTACCGCAAAGACGGCTCCAGCTTCTGGAACACGCTGCATCTCGGCCCGATCTACGATGAGAGCGGCAACCTCAAATATTTCTTCGGCAGCCAATGGGATGTGACCGACATCCACCAGTCGCGCGCCGAGGAACGCCACGCGAAAGCGATGGCGCGGGAGGTTTCGCATCGCCTCAAGAACGTGTTCGCGGTGATCGGCGGGATCGTGAACATCACCGGGCGTTCGATGGACGCCCGCGATGTCGCTCGCAAGATCAACGAGAGAGTACAGGCGCTCGGCCGTTCCTACGAGCCGACGCTCGACGATGCGGCGCTCGGCACGATCCATGTCGGGCAGGCGATCCGTTCGGTCCTCTCGCCTTACGATCCGGAAGGGGACCGCTTCGTCTTCACGGGCAATGGCGTGCGCACCGAACCCAACGCGATTTCGGCCATCGGCCTGACGCTGCACGAACTTGCGACCAATGCGACGAAATACGGCGCCCTTTCGAACAAGGAGGGGACGGTCGAGGTTTCGTGGAAACACGCCAAGGACCGGCTCGGGCGCAATTCTCTCGAAATCGACTGGAAGGAAAGCGGCGGTCCCCGGATCGAGGCCGCGCCCGTGTCGGATTCCGGGGGCACCGGCTTCGACATTGCCGAGACACTGTTGAGTCATGCCCACGGCGTGCTCGAAAGACACTGGGAAGAGGATGGCTTGCGCGCGCAGCTTGTCCTGCCGATCGCGAACAGGTGA
- a CDS encoding response regulator yields MKTFLVLEDEPLIAMDLKYAFEDLDLHAVSASDNQEALACIEKHAISGAILDVSLGGGETCQPTANELTRRAIPFLLHTGDLDRVGERLRDIDAPVVAKPRASDDVVKRLLAMID; encoded by the coding sequence ATGAAGACCTTTCTCGTCCTAGAGGACGAACCGTTGATCGCCATGGATCTCAAATACGCTTTCGAGGATCTGGATCTGCATGCCGTGTCCGCATCGGACAATCAGGAAGCACTGGCCTGTATCGAGAAGCACGCGATCTCAGGTGCCATTCTCGATGTAAGTCTGGGCGGCGGCGAAACATGTCAGCCAACAGCGAACGAGTTGACCAGACGCGCGATCCCCTTCCTCCTCCACACCGGCGATCTCGACCGGGTGGGCGAGCGGCTGCGCGACATCGACGCGCCGGTTGTCGCCAAGCCACGCGCTTCGGACGATGTGGTGAAGCGATTGCTCGCCATGATCGATTGA
- a CDS encoding F0F1 ATP synthase subunit delta — MELSAGIQASLAGRYASALFDLASEAGTVAAVESDMEKLQVALAESPELKTLTTSPRVGRSQAEKALWGVSAIMGLTELTQKFLGTLAQNRRLSQLPGITRAFRAIAAAQRGEVTAEVTSAHPLTDAQIDTLKGKLTAREGRTVKLTTKVDPDLLGGLVVTIGSKRIDGSIRTRLNSLSQAMKA; from the coding sequence GTGGAACTTTCCGCCGGTATTCAGGCAAGCCTGGCAGGGCGTTACGCCTCTGCCCTGTTCGACCTCGCATCCGAGGCCGGCACGGTCGCTGCGGTCGAATCGGACATGGAGAAGCTCCAGGTCGCTCTCGCCGAATCGCCCGAACTGAAAACGCTGACGACCAGCCCGCGGGTCGGTCGCTCGCAGGCCGAGAAGGCGCTGTGGGGCGTTTCGGCAATCATGGGCCTGACCGAGCTGACCCAGAAATTCCTCGGCACGCTGGCGCAGAACCGCCGCCTGTCGCAGCTGCCGGGCATCACCCGCGCCTTCCGCGCCATCGCCGCCGCCCAGCGCGGCGAGGTGACGGCCGAGGTCACCAGTGCCCACCCGCTGACCGACGCGCAGATCGATACGCTGAAAGGCAAGCTGACCGCGCGCGAAGGCCGCACCGTGAAGCTCACGACGAAGGTGGACCCCGACCTGCTCGGCGGTCTCGTCGTCACCATCGGATCGAAGCGGATCGACGGTTCGATCCGCACCCGTCTCAATTCGCTATCCCAAGCCATGAAGGCCTAA
- a CDS encoding S1 family peptidase: MQRRISLPDRLRIPKLAVNVASAVMPAAMVRIFACLAAFCALVLAGSARAEPADIDAAARGVVRVIVFGTDGEELYPVGHGTGFAVADGRIVTNAHVVRDVIRDDGLAIGIVPSDGGEAVAGRIVALSPRNDLALIAVEGTLRLPPLTLASGTAGDSGEVYSVGYPMNVDKAQGLGAGDIFQAQPPVKSRGFLSGTRPSRQFDTILHTAPIARGNSGGPLLDGCGRVLGVNSFGADSGGSDAEFFFAVSNRELLPFLRANGITPRINDAACRSLADLDAEERARAEAEQDRARAALASRSEEQREKRERARFEAEMQVLGERDDRLLGAFALLLVAAGLAWWALEKRPAPGLDEDGIEQRGLAAWPVRNRVAAGAAIALAGIAVLLHLTRPGIEEVDRRIASATGADSGEGTDGSPAASAGTRRYVCTLDARRSRVTGAETDDIAFEWSPEGCVNGRTQYGYDAGSWSRVLVPNDEQAVSVNSFDPDRRVFRTERYLLGRSAMGAARSARGDYSAPSCEAPDASTVLGERQSAVLATLPDQPNERLVYDCRVTSE, encoded by the coding sequence ATGCAGCGGAGAATATCCCTGCCGGACAGACTGCGCATCCCGAAGCTTGCGGTCAATGTCGCGAGCGCGGTAATGCCCGCGGCGATGGTCCGCATTTTCGCCTGTCTCGCCGCTTTCTGCGCGCTGGTTCTCGCTGGATCGGCGCGCGCCGAGCCCGCCGATATCGACGCGGCGGCGCGCGGCGTGGTGCGGGTGATCGTGTTCGGCACGGACGGGGAAGAGCTCTACCCCGTCGGCCACGGCACCGGCTTTGCCGTGGCGGACGGGCGGATCGTCACCAACGCGCATGTCGTGCGCGATGTCATCCGCGACGACGGGCTTGCCATCGGCATCGTCCCTTCCGACGGGGGCGAGGCGGTGGCCGGCCGGATCGTCGCGCTCAGTCCGCGCAACGACCTTGCCCTGATCGCGGTCGAAGGCACCCTGCGCCTGCCCCCGCTGACGCTCGCCAGCGGCACGGCGGGCGACAGCGGAGAGGTCTATTCGGTCGGCTACCCGATGAACGTCGACAAGGCGCAAGGCCTCGGCGCGGGCGACATCTTCCAGGCGCAGCCCCCGGTGAAGAGCCGCGGATTCCTTTCGGGAACGCGGCCCAGCCGCCAATTCGACACCATCCTCCACACCGCGCCGATCGCGCGCGGCAATTCGGGCGGGCCTCTGCTCGACGGATGCGGCCGCGTGCTCGGCGTCAACAGCTTCGGCGCGGATTCGGGCGGATCGGACGCGGAGTTCTTCTTCGCCGTGTCCAACCGCGAACTGCTGCCCTTCCTGCGCGCCAACGGGATCACCCCCCGCATCAACGACGCTGCCTGCCGCAGCCTCGCCGATCTCGACGCGGAGGAACGCGCGCGCGCCGAAGCCGAGCAGGACCGCGCCCGCGCCGCCCTCGCCAGCCGCAGCGAGGAACAGCGGGAGAAACGCGAGCGGGCAAGGTTCGAGGCGGAGATGCAGGTGCTCGGCGAGCGCGACGACCGTCTGCTGGGCGCCTTCGCGCTCCTTCTTGTCGCAGCCGGTCTCGCCTGGTGGGCGCTCGAAAAGCGGCCCGCCCCGGGTCTCGACGAGGACGGCATCGAGCAGCGGGGCCTCGCCGCATGGCCGGTGCGCAACCGCGTCGCGGCAGGGGCTGCGATCGCCTTGGCGGGCATTGCCGTCCTGCTCCACCTGACCCGCCCGGGGATCGAGGAAGTCGACCGCCGCATCGCCTCGGCCACCGGCGCCGATTCCGGCGAGGGAACGGACGGATCGCCCGCCGCTTCCGCCGGAACGCGGCGTTATGTCTGCACGCTCGATGCGCGCCGCAGCCGGGTGACCGGGGCGGAGACCGACGACATCGCCTTCGAGTGGTCGCCCGAGGGCTGCGTCAACGGCCGCACGCAATATGGTTACGATGCGGGCAGCTGGTCGCGCGTTCTGGTGCCGAACGACGAGCAGGCGGTCTCGGTAAACAGCTTCGATCCCGACCGGCGTGTGTTCCGGACCGAGCGCTATCTGCTTGGCCGCAGCGCGATGGGGGCCGCCCGGTCGGCACGGGGCGACTATTCCGCGCCCAGTTGCGAGGCGCCCGATGCCTCCACCGTCCTGGGCGAGCGCCAGAGCGCCGTTCTGGCGACGCTGCCGGACCAGCCCAACGAGCGGCTGGTCTATGATTGCCGCGTGACGAGCGAGTAG
- a CDS encoding F0F1 ATP synthase subunit gamma encodes MASLKELKGRINSVKSTQKITKAKQMVAAAKLRRAQARAEEARPYAERLADVMASLASKVAGDSAPMLFRGTGSDQRHLLVVVNTDKGLCGGLNANIVKAAKVKAKELIAAGKDVQFYLVGKKGRAPIKRDYADRIEKHFDTSDVRTPGFDEAEAIGKDLIERFEKGEFDVAHLVYPVFQSALVQAPTIDQLIPVPSPQETAEGGKGKTVGGAVVDYEPDEEAILEELLPRYVRTQLFAALLEREASEQGASMTAMDNATRNAGDLIKDLTIQYNRSRQAAITTELIEIIAGAEAL; translated from the coding sequence ATGGCTAGCCTGAAAGAACTCAAGGGCCGCATCAACTCGGTCAAGTCGACCCAGAAGATCACCAAGGCCAAGCAGATGGTCGCAGCCGCCAAGCTTCGGCGTGCGCAGGCGCGTGCCGAAGAGGCGCGCCCCTATGCCGAGCGTCTTGCCGACGTGATGGCCAGCCTCGCGAGCAAGGTGGCGGGCGACAGCGCGCCGATGCTGTTCCGCGGCACCGGCAGCGACCAGCGGCACCTGCTGGTGGTGGTCAACACCGACAAGGGCCTGTGCGGCGGTCTCAACGCCAACATCGTCAAGGCCGCCAAGGTCAAGGCGAAGGAACTGATCGCCGCGGGAAAGGATGTGCAGTTCTACCTCGTCGGCAAGAAGGGCCGCGCGCCGATCAAGCGCGACTATGCCGACCGGATCGAGAAGCATTTCGACACCTCCGACGTCCGCACGCCGGGCTTCGACGAGGCCGAGGCCATCGGTAAGGACCTGATCGAGCGGTTCGAGAAGGGCGAATTCGATGTCGCGCATCTGGTCTATCCGGTGTTCCAGTCGGCGCTGGTCCAGGCCCCGACCATCGATCAGCTGATCCCCGTCCCCTCGCCCCAGGAAACCGCCGAAGGCGGCAAGGGGAAGACGGTCGGCGGCGCCGTGGTCGATTACGAGCCCGACGAGGAAGCGATCCTCGAGGAATTGCTGCCGCGCTACGTGCGTACCCAGCTCTTCGCCGCGCTGCTCGAGCGCGAGGCGTCCGAACAGGGCGCCTCGATGACCGCGATGGACAACGCCACGCGCAATGCCGGCGATCTGATCAAGGACCTCACCATCCAGTACAACCGCAGCCGCCAGGCCGCGATCACCACCGAACTTATCGAGATCATCGCGGGTGCCGAAGCACTCTGA
- the ada gene encoding bifunctional DNA-binding transcriptional regulator/O6-methylguanine-DNA methyltransferase Ada yields the protein MNLHSSSPPLTDEDRWRIVRARDRRYDGAFLTGVHSTGIYCRPSCPARTPLRRNVRFYADAAAAEAAGLRPCKRCAPDRQSRDEAAVLAALALLREAEEAIPLDQLARHSGYSPTHFQRIFTRAIGLSPAAYQRALRRERAGAALESGGSVTEAIYSGGYGAASRFYEDRKDIGMTAGEWRDGGRGRTIHWAFVSTTMGEMLVAATDRGVCCLSFGESEPDLRRRFPNAELVEGGEEFRALFEQVAAAVETPGTGADIPLDVKGTAFQQRVWQALREIPAGETRSYGQLAAALGNPKASRAVGGANGANNIAVLIPCHRVIAADGGLGGYAYGTTIKSELLRRERRS from the coding sequence ATGAACCTGCATTCCTCCTCTCCCCCGCTCACCGACGAGGACCGCTGGCGGATCGTGCGCGCGCGGGATCGGCGCTATGACGGGGCGTTCCTGACCGGGGTGCACTCGACCGGCATCTATTGCCGGCCGTCCTGCCCGGCGCGCACGCCCCTGCGGCGCAATGTCCGCTTCTATGCCGACGCGGCTGCGGCCGAGGCGGCGGGTCTGCGCCCCTGCAAGCGCTGCGCCCCCGATCGCCAGAGCCGCGACGAGGCGGCGGTGCTGGCCGCGCTGGCGCTGCTGCGCGAGGCGGAGGAGGCGATCCCGCTCGACCAACTCGCCCGCCACAGTGGATACTCGCCGACGCATTTCCAGCGCATCTTCACCCGCGCCATCGGGCTTTCACCGGCCGCGTACCAGCGAGCCTTGCGCCGCGAGCGCGCGGGCGCGGCGTTGGAAAGCGGCGGCAGCGTGACCGAGGCGATCTACAGCGGGGGCTATGGCGCGGCGTCGCGCTTCTACGAGGACAGGAAGGATATCGGGATGACGGCTGGTGAATGGCGCGATGGCGGGCGGGGCCGCACGATCCACTGGGCCTTCGTGTCGACGACGATGGGCGAGATGCTCGTCGCCGCCACCGACAGGGGCGTCTGCTGTCTTTCCTTCGGCGAGAGCGAGCCAGACTTGCGGCGTCGCTTCCCCAATGCCGAACTGGTCGAAGGCGGGGAAGAGTTTCGGGCGCTGTTCGAACAAGTCGCCGCTGCGGTCGAGACGCCGGGCACGGGCGCGGACATTCCGCTGGACGTGAAAGGCACTGCCTTCCAGCAGCGCGTCTGGCAGGCCCTGCGCGAAATTCCGGCCGGGGAAACCCGCAGCTACGGACAGCTTGCTGCCGCGCTCGGCAATCCGAAGGCCAGCCGGGCGGTGGGCGGAGCGAACGGAGCAAACAACATCGCGGTCCTCATACCCTGCCACCGGGTGATCGCCGCCGATGGCGGGTTGGGGGGCTACGCTTACGGCACGACGATCAAGTCCGAACTGCTGCGTCGCGAACGTCGGTCCTGA